From Actinomycetota bacterium, one genomic window encodes:
- the ppcA gene encoding phosphoenolpyruvate carboxylase produces the protein MLDIPRCMSTQHPDNATLPFFATSSVLAGEDEIREAFYAYSHLCCDEQMWDVEGKEIDTYVVKKLLSFYEEYFRKNVLGEDLRLTLRVPNPTVERTEAKVLLETLESIPRSYDAARLFYGRDVAPIFEVILPMTTSARCIDRIYHYYTDYIIERQHNHFRDDDISIAEWIGEFAPSTIQVIPLFEDVPSMLNAANIVEEYLADKPVTDQRVFLARSDTAMNYGLVSAALSNKIALAGLDELSVRSGVRLHPILGMGSAPFRGGLAPATAERVGNEYPSVVTFTIQSAFKFDHPIDQVRAACNHLRARTIGRAVPVDTQRALSVIERHSEAYRQRVTELAPQINRMAKYVPPRRARKLHIGLFGYAREMGGVTLPRAISFTCSLYNLGLPPELIAFDSLTDSDLAFVHETYPSFEAKIGEALCFTDFDSPLMTDSLRTSLNRAGFSYTPNTEHLDVVRRIRDALDRGETSHLSDLVSRAALIRRFLG, from the coding sequence ATGCTCGACATACCCCGCTGCATGAGCACTCAGCACCCGGACAACGCCACCCTGCCCTTCTTCGCCACATCGTCCGTTCTGGCAGGCGAGGACGAGATCCGTGAAGCGTTCTACGCGTACTCGCACCTTTGTTGCGACGAACAGATGTGGGACGTCGAGGGCAAGGAGATCGACACCTACGTCGTCAAGAAGCTGCTGTCGTTTTACGAGGAGTACTTCCGCAAGAATGTCCTTGGCGAGGATCTTCGGCTGACGCTGCGGGTACCCAACCCAACAGTCGAGAGGACCGAAGCCAAGGTACTTCTCGAGACTCTCGAGAGCATCCCCCGCTCCTACGACGCCGCGCGGCTGTTCTACGGGCGCGATGTCGCACCGATATTCGAGGTCATCTTGCCGATGACGACCTCGGCGCGGTGCATCGATCGCATCTATCACTACTACACCGACTACATCATCGAACGCCAGCACAACCACTTCCGCGACGACGACATCTCGATCGCGGAGTGGATCGGCGAGTTCGCCCCGTCGACCATCCAGGTGATCCCGCTCTTCGAAGACGTGCCCTCGATGCTGAATGCCGCGAACATCGTGGAAGAGTACCTCGCGGACAAACCCGTCACCGACCAGCGGGTGTTCCTGGCGCGCTCTGACACGGCCATGAACTATGGCCTGGTATCGGCCGCACTCTCCAACAAGATCGCGCTCGCGGGACTTGACGAACTCTCGGTCCGCTCTGGCGTGAGGCTGCACCCGATCCTCGGGATGGGGTCTGCGCCGTTCAGGGGCGGCCTGGCACCGGCGACCGCAGAGAGAGTCGGCAACGAGTACCCGAGCGTCGTGACGTTCACCATCCAGTCCGCCTTCAAGTTCGATCACCCGATCGACCAGGTTCGAGCGGCGTGCAACCACCTCAGAGCCCGCACCATCGGTCGTGCGGTGCCGGTGGACACGCAGCGAGCCCTCTCGGTGATCGAGCGTCACAGCGAGGCCTACCGTCAGCGCGTGACAGAGCTGGCTCCCCAGATCAATCGCATGGCCAAGTACGTGCCCCCTCGCCGCGCCCGCAAGCTGCACATCGGCCTGTTCGGCTACGCGCGGGAAATGGGCGGGGTGACCCTTCCGCGGGCGATCTCGTTCACCTGCTCGCTGTACAACCTCGGTCTGCCGCCGGAGCTCATCGCCTTCGATTCGCTCACCGACAGTGACCTCGCCTTCGTGCACGAGACATACCCGTCCTTCGAAGCCAAGATCGGCGAGGCCTTGTGCTTCACGGACTTCGACAGCCCGCTCATGACCGACTCTCTGCGCACCTCGCTGAACCGGGCAGGCTTCAGCTACACCCCGAACACGGAACACCTCGATGTCGTCCGCCGCATACGCGATGCGCTGGACCGGGGCGAGACCTCACACCTGAGTGACCTCGTGTCGCGGGCGGCACTCATCCGGCGGTTCCTCGGCTAG